CAGCAACCTGCCCAAGCCCATGGTCCCTTCCTCCTTGCAAACACCATCTAGAGCCTGCCCAGCCAACAGGGGAGGACCTGAGAAGCCCTGGCTGTCGTCCTGTCCACAGGCCAGGGCAGCACTGGGTGGAGGTGCCAACTAACAGGAGGGACTTCCCCCCACCTGTCCAACAGAGCTGACTTCAAGCCCAATGGGGGCTCGTACTTTGGCTCACTCCATGGGATCAGAGGAATAGGCTGCTCACGGCTTCATTCTGTGTCTCCACAGCGGCCAATGGGAGAGGTGTTTGAGCTCGAAATAGACACCCTGGAAACCACCTGCCATGTACTGGACCCCACGCCCCTGGCCAACTGCTCCGTGAGGCCGCAGATGCAGCATGTGAGTGTCCCTCTTAGGGTGACTGTGGATGGTGCCCCAGCCATCCAGGGTCCCCGGTGGTTCTGCAAAGTGCAGACCCGTCTCACCCAGCTTCCCAGCCCGTCTTCATGGCTAGCCAGTGTGAGGCTGCTAGAATTACTGTTTGAGGCTGCCTTCCCTGAGGCTGGTTTTTACAGCAGTTCAACCTTCTTGTTGAGGCCCTTCCCGAAACCAGAGAGCATCATGTTTCAATACCACTCAGTCAAGGTGACTTCATGAGGCTTGTTGGACAACCACGTCTGAGgaaccccccacccaccacccccagggCTCCCAGCCAGAAAGGAAAGGCCAGCCCTCCTCCTGAGCCCTCACCGTGGGTTTATTTCTCCAGGCTGTGGAAGGGGACTGTGATTTCCGGCTGCTGAAACAGGATGGCCAGTTTACCGTGTTATTTGCAAAATGCGATTCCAGCCCAGGTAGAGATGATGATGAGTTTTTCTTATTTGTACCTTGCagagagagtggggaaggggcctgAATTGTTTTCAACGTAAGCAAGTTTTAGCCACTTTGTTGGTGGGGAAAGAAGGAGTCCGATTTCCTGGGAGCTGGCATTGTGAACCTGTTCTTTTTAAGGAACGGTTGTCATTGGAGGTGAAAATTGCCCTTGTTGAGAGGGGCTCCTGCAGAAAAGTCGGCAGGGCGGGAGCCACCTGAAGATTTAGTGAGCAGCAGAGAAAGCACCTGGAGCCTTTTGGAGCCTGTCCCAGGCCTTTCAAAATAAGCAGGGCGTGGGGAGAATGCCCCCGGAGAACAGAAGGACAACCCAGATTCGGTTCTCCTGTGTGCGTAGACTCAGCCGAGGACGTGCGCAAGGTGTGCCCACAGTGTCCCCTGCTGGCGCCGCTGAACGACACCAGGGTGGTGCACGCCGTGGATGCTGCGCTGACCGCCTTCAACGCTCAGAGCAACGGCTCCTATTTTCGGCTTGTGGAAGTCTCCAGGGCTCAACTGACGGTAGGGCTGAGACCTCAGGACAGACCTCTGGGCAGCTTGGTGGCACCTGGGGAATGTGGGCGCTAAAACAGCTGGGAGGGACACAGCAGGTGCAGGGGCAGCGGGGGATGGGAGACCGGGGAAAGATAGGGTCCGTAGGGGTATGAGGGTGTGAGGACACCGGGGGTCACCAGGGTCCCAGGAACTGTCAGCCTGTCACCCGTGCGGAGCCACCCTACAGCATTGGTCACCCCCGTGGGGCTGGGTTATGCTGGGCCTTCCTCCGCGGTGTCACCCTAACATGAAACAGCCAGCCTCTGCCTGGCCTGGCTGCCTCAGGCCTAGTTGGCTTGCGGTGCAGTGGGGGACCGTCCCCGCGTTATCCAGAAGCACTTGCTATACATCCACGGGGTTCCACGTCCTTACCCTGCAGCACTGATGCGGATGGATCCTCAGTAACTGATACTCACAGAGGTAGGAGCCTGCTTACACAGGTGGGCATGTAGCGGCAAGGTCCTAAAGGGCCTCCTGAAccgttgggaaaaaaaaaatctcattgtaCAGTGGATTATTTAGCACATTTGACTGCAACAGAATtctaatatttaagaaaattggtCTTCTGGATCCCAGGCATGGCATCCTTGGAAATGCATTCTAGGTGTAGGTGGTGATTCTAATTAACCGGAATACATGATTCTCAGAAACCCCCACCCCAGACTACGCCAAATGGCACTGGTTATGTTATTATACCAAATACAACATTTGTAATATGTATTATGCCAAAGGCAACATTACTGTTGTAAGCATCAACATGAAAGGTGATTCTAATTAACCAGAATACATGATTCTCAGAAACCCTCACCCCAGACTATGCCAAATAACATTGGTTATGTTATTATACCAAACACAACATTTGTAATAGGTTTTATACCAAACACATTATCGTTGTAAGCACCCATATAGTACAAGAGAGAAAAGCACAGgtgtcttctcttcttttctttagattttccATTGGATCATGCTCTATATGATAGGATAGGTGGGAGAGGTGTTCATCTCCACTTTCCTGCCCCATCGTGGAGTAACCAGAACTTTAGGACTCCAAGTCCTAAAGTTCCCCCCTAGAGGGAAGGCTGTGAATCGCTGTATTGTACTAAAACTAATATATTgaatctgaaattaatattaagGTGGGCCCTCTGGGTTCCTGCTTCCTCTCTGAAAGCTCAGCTCTGCCCTGAATGATGGGCAGTGGATACCTGTACCTCCTTCACCTCTGTATACAGGGGCTTCGGAACACAGTGCCACAATGACTGACCTGTGGCAGCCACTGGGGCTGTGTTTCCTGGCTGCTCAGAGTGGTCCACACGAGTGGCACTCCCTGGAGCGTGCAGCATCGGTGCCCTCGCTGCTGCCTTCCAGCCTCGGCTTCCCCGCCTTTTCAGGTCAAGTCATGTTGCCTCATAAACATTTTCATGTATTCTCCTCAGCCTCTTCCACCTTCCACGTATGTGGAGTTTGCAGTGGCTGCCACAGACTGTGTTGCTGCAGAGGTCACAGATCCAGCCAAGTGCAACCTGCTGGCAGAAAAGGTGAGCAGGCCAAGCCATGGCGATGGCAAAACTGGCCGTAGAACAGGGCGTTCTTAGAGCTAGTGTCTTGGGGCCGTGGAAAACAGATGACAGTGAAAAATATCCCTCCCTGTGGGGCTGGGTTATGCTGGGCCTTCCTCTGTGGTGTCATCTCCTCGCTTAAGAACTGTCACCAAGTCATCTCCCCCACTGGGCGTCCTTGGAGTCAGGAGAGAGATAGAGGCTGTTTCCTCACTAGGCCAAGTCATATCCGGCTGCCAGAAGCGTGTTGTAGATTTTCTAGGTACACCTCCAATATGAAATCTTTTAAGTCCCTTGATGCTGTAATGTCCACTTCTAGGGATTTAGCCTAAAGAGATCATCAGAGATGTTTGACAGAAATGTATCTAATAAGATGATTTATTATTGATTCAAAATGACCCAAAAGAGACCCGAATGTCCAACAGGAGGGGGTCattgtttaaaatagaaaattatacagaccctaaaaattaagttttgaaagaaaaatgagtgttataagaaaatgttatattaCAGTGAGTGAAAAACACAGGATACAAAATGGAATAGTCACAATAATCCCgatttctaaatgatttttaatatatttttttaaaaaagaatacatgtatGTTAACAGAAGTTCTGGGTCACCACAATTTCTGCGATGATgggtgatctctctctctctctctctctctctgtctctctctctgagagagaacacaagcagaaagagcaaaaggagagggagagaatctgaatcTCGAGCAGACCCCTTACTGAGCTTGGAGTCTAATgaggggctcaacctcatgaccctgagatcacaacctgagccaaaacccagagtctgccacttaaccaactgtgccacccaggagcctcttaTGGGTGATCTCTTAGAATCTCAAAGcatatctgtatttttctacCTTCtatttagaattatatatattgcatatcTTCTACAAGCAGAAACTAGAAACTTTAGGGGGAAAATTTTAGGGAATTagaatttaagtttttttcctttgacttgGAGTGTCAGTGAAACTGGGGGAGAGAATCCACTTTTGAAACCAGTTCAGATAACTCTTCTCTTTCTGTGGGCAGCAATATGGCTTCTGTAAGGCAACACTCACAGAGAAGGTTGGTGGGGAAGATGTTGCAGTGACCTGCACCGTGTTCCAAACACAGGTAAGGACATCATGGATATACCTGCCCTCATCTTCAGAATACAATGATCCCTTAACATTTATGAAGTGTTAGTAATTATGGGGCATTTGCTGCCCTGTCCTTCTGAGTCCCACAatataaattgccctggatatATGGAATCAGCCACAAATGAAAGGATATTTCAGCCATGCCTTCCCCTCCCACGAGCTAGTGGCTTTAGGACAGAGCCAATGCTAGTGTGAGGTTGACAAGTCCATATTTCTATTTACAGGGGGTTGGGCGTGGTATTCTGAGTTTACACAGGTAGCCAGATGCTACTGGCGCCCAACAGCTCCCAGTGCCTGCAGTCGTAGATGACAAGCAGGGTGATGCTGCTGGTCAAAGCTATAAGGCAGGGTGATCGTCTTGTGGGATATACATGTAAGTCCACTGATACCAAGACAGTTGGTAAGAAAGGGGCTATTATAGGCTAGTTACCTCTCCCTCATGGCTCTGCAGGCAATCCTTTGTACCTTGGTAGTTCTTTTTTGCTAGATtccttacaaataaaaattattactgtGAGAGAATTGGGTAGGGGCCCTCCAGAAGTGTGAGTGGCCTTGCTTATGAGGAGAAAGGTAGCTAACCTAGAAATGATTCTCTCTCCAGCCTTTGATCCCGCAGCCCCAACCAGACGGCACCGAAGCAGTGGGCCCTACCGTTGTGGCAGACCCAGGTGTGACTGTGCCTGAAGCTTCACCTGACCTGCCTGCAGCTGCCCTGGTGGTAGGACCCGTGGTGGTAGCAATTCCCGAGGCACCCCTACCAGAGCACCGGGCACACTATGACCTGCGTCATGCCTTCATGGGTGTGGCCTCAGTGGAGTCAGCCTCAGGAGAAGCATTCCATGTGGGGAAAGTACCCAAGGTGGTGCAGCCTGACgttgctgttgctgctggtcCAGTGGTCCATCCTTGCCCAGGGAGAATCAGACATTTCAAGATCTAGATGTAGGTCAGAGATGAAGAGATTTGGCCCAGGAACATAGCCGCCATTTTGCCCAAGTCTGGGTATGGGTGGGGGCCTTGTTTGCTATCGAAGCAGGTGCTATGCAGGTCTAGATTAATATCAAGTCTTCAATCCCAACTTCTCTTCATTCTTCAGAGAATGGAAGCAGAGGGGCAATGTTATGTTTCATGGAAGGTATAATAAGGTTGGCAACTTGATTGTTATTGTTTTGATGCTAAGCCACCACCATTGTGTTCTCTCCCTTCTTTGACCTCACAAAAACAATTGGAACTGTGACTTTGAGAGGTGCTCTTGCCAACTTCATATTTTCTTGTTAATGAAAGTGACTGAAGACCTTCCTTAATAAAGAAGGTTCTAAGCTGAAATGTGGTCGTGATTGTTGCTTCTTCCCTCCAAGCTCACATGTGATCTGTCTTCAAAATAACCATATCACAGAAATCCCTAAGCAAAatctaagtgaaaataaaaataaaatgaaacaaaactccACTGTATTACTATGCCCAGGAAAAAATTAGACCAAGACCTGCTCATAAGCCATTGGACGTGCCCATTTCCTTATGACAAAATAATCCTTTTCATTTCATGAGGGTCAGAAAATATTGCTAAAGGAGGACACAGTGCCTGAACTTTGTACAAGCCAACCGTTGGTTTTCCCCAATATCCAGGTAAGGGGAGATTGGTAATTAACACAGAAGCCTCATTTTAATTATATCTCTTCATTATTTATGTTGATTGTACTGTATACACTTCATGTCATGATAGAAGATTGGTCTTTTTAACCAATCCATTTTAAGACCTCAAGTTAAAGCTCTGATTTATAGTATGAATAGAGGAGGGATACTTGGGCAGGTAAATCCAGTGGACATTTGTAGGTACTATCCAAGTACTCagcataaagaaataaacagttCCTATTACAGAATGGTGTCTAGACAATTTCACTGTCTACTACCATTAGGTTATTCTGAGTAACCTTAATGATAAGTCCTTTCAGATGGAATTTTAAGGAGGTGAGGCCAACAATCTCTTGAGTGAGTTCAGTTGAATCAAGGAAACCAGATCAAGCCTTGATATCTTATTACTGTTGCTTAGAGGTTTTGCCAATACTCCAGTAACCAGAAGGAATGGCCAGGAAGGTAGGAAAACCACTGGGTATCTCAGAAGCCCAGGGAAGATGAGGAAGGTACGATCAGCTGGACTAAATGCTACAGAAAGAGCAACGAGATTGAGGGCTGAGAAAAATCCACGGGTTAGTTGACTGGAGGTCATAGTGACCACTGACAGATGCCGTTTCACCAAAAGGATGAGAGTAAAGGCCTACTTGCAGAGGGTTGACTGGTGGTATatgatgaggaaatggagggagGGGCTCATGCGTTCTCTTTTAAGCAGTTTGTTGGTTAAGAGTGGGAGAGATAGGATGTAATTCAAAAGGGTAACTAGGTTGAGGGAAGATTTCCTTTTCCGGAAAGAggattttaaagcatatttagggcaaaagatgggaagagagagaagaagaagagaagagatggtGGGGCAGGATGCTGGGAGAGAGAATTTAGAAGAAAGCTGGGAACAGGAGGGTTTGAGCACGTCTGGTCCTTGCTTAAGGGAGCTCGCAAGAGCACCCTGAAAAAGCAACTTGTACCCAGCACTAAAAAAGACTCAGGCGCTTTCCACCATGGCTACACACAGGTGTTGCTGTGAGGGAGCACGTGGAGGGCAGGTGGTAGATACCCAACccaacagaaataaaagggaaatgttACTGCTTTGTGTATTGGCAATTCAAATGGATGAGTCCCACCTAAGACACAGCTGGATCTGGGGGTTCAAAAGATATTGTCTGTTCCCTGCCTCCATCTCTCAACAAAGCCTCCCTTCAATCTTAGCTAGGATGGTCACTGGCAGCCTCACACCTACAGCAGCACTAATGCCTAAGTCTGAAGAGAGAAGAGCCAATCAAGGAGAGCCCAAGGATGAGCTAGCTATTCCAGGGGACTAGTAGGCGCAAAGGTCTAGAGGCAGGAGACAGGTTGATGTGGCCAAGGATGAGAGAAGCAGCTGGACCGTGCAGGTAAGAGGAGAAGGAGATGGGCTCTAGGAGATGAGGTTGAAGAAGTAGATGAGGGGCAGTCACGAACAGCTCTGCTGTCCCCAGAAGGAATTGGGGTGTTAGTCTCAGTGCCATGGGAAACCACAAAAGTTTTTAACCAGGTCAGTGACATAATCTGATTTATGTTAAAAGATTACCCAGCCACCATGGATCTCAACCTGGGGATGGGTGAGGTGGGGCTGAGCAGTATCACCTTTCCGCCAGAGGGATGTTTGGAAGTCAGTGGAGGCACTTGGGGTGCTACTGGCCAGAGGCCAAGGATACACACTCTGAAATGGACAGGTCAGCCCCAGTAATGAAGCTCCAACAACGAATAGTGATTAGCTAATGCCCCGAATATCAATAGCATTCATTTGTTGTTTGCTGTAGGGAAAAGAGGTTGTAGCTGGGTAAAAACAGCCACAGGATAGAAAGAGACTGGAGCTTTCTAGGGGAGAGATAATGTATAACTTAGGGTAAGGTGGTGGGCAGGAGATGTGGTGAAGCTATGATGTAGTTTTCAGGTAGAAATCCTAGGAGTTCCTGATGAATTTGATGTGGGGGTGAGAAAGAGGGAAGTGAAAGATGACTCCTGGATTTGTAGCTTTGCAAACTGGGTAGATGGTGATGCCATTCACCGAGGCAGAGGACACTGGTTCATTTCACTTGAGTTACCTCAACgcctctcctctctgtcttgAAAATGTgaagttgatttttcttttctttttcattttgtttttttaagatttatttttttattttagagagacagagtgtgtgtgctcatgagcaggggaggggcagagggagaaggagagagggaatctctagcagactccccactgagtttggagcctgacatggggctccatcccacgactctgagatcatgacctgagccaaaatcaaaagttggccacttaactgactgagccaccaggcgccacTGCAGTTGATTTTTCGATGTCAGGCTAACCCATGCCTTGATCTCATGCCTCTCAAGAAAGCAGTGAATCTGACAGACCTGAGTGACCTGGGCTAAGCTGCTTCACCTCTCACTTCTCATTGCCCTCATTCTACAAGCAGGTGTACACAGTAGCCTGGCAGGGCAACAGCGAGGATTCAATAAGATGCTAGAAGTATATGCTTGGAACCTTCTTGACACATGCCAGGTTCTTAAGGGTCCTTCCTCCCTACTTTTCTTCCTGTCCTCTGAACTTGGTGAGTTCAGAAGATTATGTCTTGACCTTCTCTTAAATGTGTACTCTCTCCTGAGCAAGTCTCATGATTTAAACTCTCAGTCTCGCATATAACTTTACAGTTCCAgtttgggtcttattttttaatttcagcattgCATTTCCAAATGTCACCAGGATTTCCTCACTTATATTCACCTAGAACAATTTCCTATGTGATTTATTTAATCTAAGAGATGCATACCTAAAGACTCAGCATTATTCAAAATGTGCGTATTTGAGAAAATTTTCTtcatagaaataaacataaattagaGAGGATGAGTTATGGAGCTGTTATATCTCCTGCACTTACAGCATGTATTTTTGTATGAATACTCTAtattttctcagcatcctctttAACATTTTTCAGACTGTTCTCTCCTAAATTAATAGCATTGCATGTATCTCATTTACTTGCCTTCTTAGTGGCTTTTTAATCACATCTATCTCATGTTCCAAGGTTATTTCATTTCAGATGTATTTTCCAGTACTTGTACCACCGTCACCAATTAACAATATTTGGTGAACGTTAGGATGATActaatatttgcaaactataatAACATCAAACAGACTAACTGAATAGTAGTCATCAAAATCACTCATGAAAATTTTGCtgcttatgaaaaaaatgtggtTCCATGCTACTGACAAAGGGTGCTGGGTATTTCTCTTTCATAGAACAGTCATATGGCAATGCCACAAGGCTTACCATGTACTTACTTAAAACATATTCCATCTttggctaatttttaaaatttggagaattcaagttgttttcaattttgtATGTAAGGTGAGACTTTATTGCTATTTTACTAACCCACCATTTAAAATTTGCATGATTCAAAATCATGCAATTTAACTATTGtaaaatataactattttctATGTGCAATCCTCAGCTGCTTCTCTTGCAAACTGACTCCCATCCCTGGCATCTTCCTCATTTTGTTCCATAATGCCCAGTCacccaaaaattaaaatttcattcatcacaaggtaaattctatttttttagtctttaagATTTAAAGGAAGATTATGTAACCTATATAATATAGCACTCTTAGCACTGTTTCCCAGTTAATTGCTTTCATAAAATATTGCTGGTACTAGAGTATactgctcctcctgcttctggCTCTTTCCCTACCCCCTACCCGGGTCCCCAAACCCAAACCCCCAAACACATATCCCCACCAGGAATATGTGAAATACAATGCTGACTTACTAGaatttgtatatgtatgtataataaatatatatacaaaatatttatatatttatatgatatataaatatatgtatatatatagagagagaacacaaaatcTCCATTCAGTAGGTAGTGACTCTAACCCTTTTCTCGTGGCCTTCCAGAGCTTAAAATGTTcacataaaacacataaaatgtttatcacagcattatctGAAAGAGCAAAAATTGTAAACAACATAGATTTTCTGTAACGATGACTGACTAAATTTTGTTACATCCATTTCATGGATGGACTactaaacagaaatttaaaatcatattacaAAAATGTAACAATTCACGTAGGAAAATATTcatcatatattttgaaatgacaaGGCGGGTTTTACAATCATATGATTCTAATTTTGTATGTAGGCATATTCATATGTGCACGCACTCAGGCATGAAAACCATGTGGCATGACTCTCAAAGAAACAGGTTTTATGCAAGCACTGTGGCCTAACCCTCCCAGGAATAGCACTGGGAAATGGAGATGGTGCCAATGTTAACCAGATGTAAGCAGCTATTCCACAGTTTTTATGGAGCAGCTGTTCCTTGGGTTGAACCTGGGAAATGACGAGGCTGGTAACATATGGAGGTTTATTTACTAAAAGGGTCTTTCAGAAGGCACAGTGGAAAGAAAGATTTGGGCAAAACAGGGATACTTGATGGTATGTCTGTTTGCAAGAGAGGACACAAGAGCACAGAGACAATGACACTGCTGAGAGAGGACAGACAGCCAAAGGGGTTCTGTTGGGGGCACGTGGGGCCTGCGAGGATTAGTGCCGGGAACGAGCAAGCAGTAGTTTGGTGATTCAAGGGCAGGCAACGGGATGATACAAGAAACAGCAGCAATCTCTGGAGGAAATGAGGCCTCTCCCTCACTAGGTCACTGCCATCCTTTCCCCCAGTCTCACCTTACCCAAAGTCCATACAGGACTCTGTGGCCTTTGGTCCTCACTGAGACAAGCTCTGCTATAACTGGAATGGGCAACAATGTGTTCATCACCTCTATTGTTTCCTCCATTATATTCCTTTTCATCGATTTTACCTCCTCTTGAGCCATTGCCTAGAAGAACTCAATGAGGACGTAAAAAAAGATTGACCTCCTAAGGGATCTTGTCAGCTCCAGCCCGCCTCCTTCCAGCGGTCTCATAGTGGGCTGACAGGGACACATGCACAAAGACAAGATTACAGCCCAGCTCCTGCAAAAGGAGGATTCATACGTCACACGGGCTCCAGAACAGAAGGTGCAAATCCCCTGAGAATGCACAAGATAAGTTGCTGGGTTGTGTGGGGGAGTTAGTATCAGAAatctatttctctaattttttttttaccatatttattGGCTGTATACATTAGGTCATATGACAGTGACTTTTCCTTTTAAACAGATTtaatttttagagtagttttagggaCACAAGAAAACCTAAGTAAAAGGTACAGAGAATACCCATATGCCTCTGTCCCCACATGGGCACAGCATTCCCCGCTATCAGCATCCCTGACTACAGTGTTACATTTGCTGTAATTGATGAACCTATGTTGACACATGATTTTCACCCCAAGTCCACACAGTTCCTATTAGGATTTATTCTTGGCATCACACATTCCATAGGTTAGCACATGtgcataatgacatgtatctaccaCTAGAGTATCGTACATACATTTCACTGCCCTGAAagtcctctctcccctccatccctccacaaccactgatctttttactgtctccacagtttccctttttctggaatgtcatatagttggaagcATACAGTATGTAGCCCTTTCacattggcttttttcacttaacaacgTGCATGGACAATTTCTTCATGTGTTTCCacggcttgatagctcatttccttttagctctgagtaatattctattgtctggatggaccagtTTATCTGTCCATTCCCCTTtggaaggacatcttggttgcttccaagtgttggaaattatgaataaagctgctgtaaacatccatgtgcagggtctcatgtggacataagtttttgtttcatttgggtAAATAGCAAAGAACCTAGCTGCTGGATAGTTtttatggtaagagtatgtttagttttgtaagaaaccaccaaagtgtcttccaaagtggctgtaccattttgcattcccaccagcaatgatgAGCATTCCTGTTGCTGCAAACCCTCACCAGTATTTGGTGTTGCCAGTACTTTGGATTTTGGCATTCTAGAAggtgtatagtggtatctcatctttttttttttttttcccggtATCTCATCATTGTTTTAGTTTCcattccctgatgacatatgatggaAAGCAtcattttatatgcttatttgccatctgtatatcttctttgttgaGGCTCAggccttttgcctttttttatttttatttttttgtttatattttttaaatgatttatttacttgagagagacagtgtgtgtgtgtgtgtggacacacCCAGCAGGAGTGGGAGAgcaaaagggagagaagcagactccctgctgggatgGAACTTGACAGGGCACactgaggggctcaatctcacaaccctgagatcatgaactaggccaaaatcaagagtctgactctcaactgactgagccacccagtcgcccctgccatttttaaatcaggttgtttattttactgttgaggtttttttttttttaaagattttatttatttattcatgagagacacacagagagaggcagagacgtaggcagagggagatgcaggctcctgatgaggaacctgatgtggggactcgatcgcaggaccccggggccacaccctgagccgaaggcagatgctcaaccactgagccacccaggcatccctactgttgagttttaagggtTCTTTGAATGTTTTGGATAAAGTCCTTTATTAGatttatcttttgcaaatattttctcccagtatgTGATTGCTTCCTTATTCTCTTAAAGGaatc
This Canis lupus baileyi chromosome 31, mCanLup2.hap1, whole genome shotgun sequence DNA region includes the following protein-coding sequences:
- the AHSG gene encoding alpha-2-HS-glycoprotein, translating into MKSLALFLCLAQLWGCHSVPVGPALVYRELDCDDPETEQAALVAVDYINNHVLRGYKHTLNQIDKVKVWPRRPMGEVFELEIDTLETTCHVLDPTPLANCSVRPQMQHAVEGDCDFRLLKQDGQFTVLFAKCDSSPDSAEDVRKVCPQCPLLAPLNDTRVVHAVDAALTAFNAQSNGSYFRLVEVSRAQLTPLPPSTYVEFAVAATDCVAAEVTDPAKCNLLAEKQYGFCKATLTEKVGGEDVAVTCTVFQTQPLIPQPQPDGTEAVGPTVVADPGVTVPEASPDLPAAALVVGPVVVAIPEAPLPEHRAHYDLRHAFMGVASVESASGEAFHVGKVPKVVQPDVAVAAGPVVHPCPGRIRHFKI